One region of Sulfuriroseicoccus oceanibius genomic DNA includes:
- the cysC gene encoding adenylyl-sulfate kinase, translated as MSSNDPTQENIFSESHRMVTRGERESALGQKGGVFWFYGLSGSGKSTLAIALQHQLHQAGKTVQVLDGDTIRTGLNKDLGFTDDDRRENIRRIAEVAKLFANAGIITLVSFITPKRELRESAREIIGEQDFHEIYVKASFEECAKRDVKGLYAKAAAGGVKHFTGKDSGFEEPDAGVASLVVDTEGQSFADSLAELSGYVLPRVDAQ; from the coding sequence ATGAGCAGCAACGACCCGACCCAGGAAAATATTTTCTCAGAAAGCCACCGCATGGTCACCCGTGGTGAGCGTGAATCCGCTCTCGGCCAGAAGGGCGGCGTGTTTTGGTTCTACGGATTGTCCGGATCCGGCAAGTCGACCCTCGCCATCGCGCTGCAGCACCAGCTTCACCAGGCTGGCAAAACCGTCCAGGTGCTCGATGGGGACACTATTCGCACCGGGCTCAACAAAGACCTTGGATTCACCGATGACGACCGCCGCGAGAATATCCGCCGCATCGCAGAAGTGGCCAAGCTCTTCGCCAATGCGGGGATCATCACCTTGGTGTCGTTCATCACGCCGAAGCGCGAGCTGCGGGAGTCGGCCCGTGAGATCATCGGCGAGCAGGATTTCCACGAGATCTACGTCAAAGCCAGCTTCGAAGAGTGCGCCAAGCGCGACGTGAAAGGGCTTTATGCCAAAGCCGCAGCGGGTGGGGTGAAGCACTTCACCGGCAAGGATTCGGGCTTCGAAGAACCGGATGCAGGCGTTGCGAGTTTGGTAGTGGATACCGAAGGGCAGAGCTTTGCTGATTCCTTGGCGGAGCTCTCAGGATACGTGCTGCCGCGTGTGGACGCGCAGTGA
- the cysD gene encoding sulfate adenylyltransferase subunit CysD, whose protein sequence is MPDYSLTHLKQLESEAIYVLRETAAQFQNPGLLFSGGKDSIVMAYLAYKAFHPSRLPFPLVHVDTGHNFDETMAYRDKFVADINARLIVGSVQQSIDEGKVVEEKGINASRNSLQTVTLLDTIAEHQFDACLGGGRRDEEKARAKERFFSHRDDFGQWDPKNQRPELWNIFNGRKHNGEHFRVFPLSNWTEMDIWQYIKLENIELPSLYFAHEREVVNRNGSWLAAHEFINVQPEEKVEKKLVRFRTIGDITCTGAVESSAATLDDIIAEVAAARQTERGTRADDKRSETAMEDRKKEGYF, encoded by the coding sequence ATGCCAGACTATAGCCTGACCCACCTTAAACAGCTCGAGTCCGAGGCCATTTATGTGCTTCGCGAAACCGCGGCTCAGTTCCAGAATCCGGGCCTCCTTTTCTCCGGCGGCAAAGACTCGATCGTGATGGCCTACCTGGCCTACAAGGCGTTCCACCCGTCGCGTCTGCCATTCCCGCTTGTCCACGTCGACACCGGCCACAACTTTGATGAAACGATGGCGTACCGCGACAAGTTCGTGGCGGACATCAACGCCCGCCTGATTGTGGGATCGGTCCAGCAGTCGATCGACGAAGGGAAAGTGGTTGAAGAGAAGGGGATCAACGCCTCACGCAACTCGCTTCAGACCGTGACCTTGCTTGACACGATTGCCGAGCATCAGTTCGACGCCTGCCTGGGTGGTGGTCGTCGTGACGAGGAAAAGGCCCGCGCCAAAGAGCGCTTCTTCTCGCACCGCGACGACTTTGGTCAGTGGGACCCGAAGAACCAGCGTCCGGAGTTGTGGAACATTTTTAACGGCCGCAAGCACAACGGTGAGCACTTCCGTGTGTTCCCTCTCTCCAACTGGACCGAGATGGACATCTGGCAGTACATCAAGCTGGAGAACATCGAGCTGCCATCGCTCTACTTCGCTCACGAGCGGGAAGTGGTGAACCGCAACGGCAGCTGGCTCGCGGCGCACGAGTTCATCAACGTGCAGCCGGAAGAAAAGGTGGAGAAGAAGCTCGTCCGCTTCCGCACCATTGGTGACATCACCTGCACCGGCGCAGTGGAAAGCTCCGCCGCCACTCTCGACGACATCATCGCTGAAGTCGCCGCAGCCCGCCAGACCGAGCGCGGCACCCGCGCCGATGACAAGCGCTCCGAAACCGCCATGGAGGACCGCAAGAAGGAAGGATATTTCTAA
- the cysN gene encoding sulfate adenylyltransferase subunit CysN: protein MSYLDMDLLRFTTAGSVDDGKSTLIGRLLYDSKNIFEDQLEAVEASSRKRGDENVNLALLTDGLRSEREQGITIDVAYRYFATPKRKFIIADTPGHIQYTRNMVTGASTANLAIVLVDARKGVIEQTMRHAFIANLLRIQHVVIAVNKMDLVDYSEDVFNNIRAEFQKFASRLDNLIDVSFIPLSALKGDNVVDKSENMPWYQGPTLLYHLETVYVGAQENHVDARFPVQWVIRPQSDKWHDFRGYAGRVAGGVFKPGDEVTVFPSGFKSKIKSIHSPDGELKEAFAPISTTITLEDEIDISRGDMIVKGNNPPKSGQDIEAMICWFSSTKTLNPRGRYVIRHTTKEAKAVVSEIRYKVDINTLHKIEGDPQFTLNEIGRISLRTSSPLFYDSYRRNRNTGSFILIDEGTNETVAAGMIV, encoded by the coding sequence ATGTCCTATCTCGATATGGATCTCCTCCGCTTCACCACTGCGGGAAGCGTTGACGACGGAAAATCGACTCTGATCGGCCGTCTCCTTTACGATTCAAAAAACATTTTCGAAGACCAGCTCGAAGCGGTCGAAGCATCATCACGCAAGCGCGGCGATGAAAACGTGAACCTGGCACTGCTCACCGACGGTCTCCGCTCGGAGCGTGAACAAGGCATCACCATCGATGTCGCTTACCGCTACTTCGCCACGCCAAAGCGTAAATTCATCATCGCTGACACTCCGGGTCACATCCAGTACACCCGCAACATGGTCACCGGTGCCTCGACCGCCAACCTGGCGATCGTGCTCGTCGATGCCCGTAAAGGGGTGATCGAGCAGACCATGCGCCATGCGTTCATCGCCAACCTGCTGCGCATTCAGCACGTGGTGATCGCGGTGAACAAGATGGATCTGGTGGACTACAGCGAAGATGTCTTCAACAACATCCGTGCGGAGTTCCAGAAGTTCGCATCGCGTCTCGACAACCTGATCGACGTCAGCTTCATCCCACTCTCGGCTCTCAAAGGCGACAACGTCGTCGATAAGTCGGAGAACATGCCGTGGTACCAGGGGCCGACCCTTCTCTACCATTTGGAGACCGTCTATGTTGGTGCGCAGGAAAACCACGTCGACGCGCGCTTCCCAGTGCAGTGGGTGATCCGCCCGCAGAGCGACAAGTGGCATGATTTCCGCGGCTATGCTGGTCGTGTTGCGGGTGGTGTGTTCAAGCCGGGCGACGAAGTCACGGTGTTCCCATCCGGGTTCAAATCGAAGATCAAGTCGATTCACTCGCCGGACGGTGAGCTCAAAGAGGCGTTCGCTCCGATTTCGACCACCATCACACTCGAGGATGAGATCGACATCTCGCGTGGTGACATGATCGTCAAAGGCAACAACCCGCCGAAGTCCGGTCAGGACATCGAGGCGATGATCTGCTGGTTCTCCAGCACCAAGACGCTCAACCCACGTGGTCGTTACGTGATCCGTCACACCACCAAAGAGGCGAAAGCCGTGGTGAGCGAGATCCGCTACAAGGTGGACATCAACACGCTGCACAAGATCGAAGGAGATCCGCAATTCACGCTCAACGAGATCGGTCGTATCTCGCTGCGTACCTCGTCGCCGTTGTTCTACGATTCATACCGCCGCAACCGCAACACCGGCTCGTTCATCCTCATCGATGAAGGAACCAACGAGACCGTGGCTGCAGGCATGATTGTTTAA
- a CDS encoding metal ABC transporter solute-binding protein, Zn/Mn family: protein MVSIFRSLMVLVAGVAAVAFFSSCGGGSGASDETSGKLQVVATTTMVGDMVRVVGGDAVDLTVLMGPGVDPHLYKARPSDAAAITSADLIFYNGLMLEGQLADLFNKASQRGKAVVAVAEVVDQKELMADPEAENHPDPHVWGDVALWRQSLALVIDELVRALPEQADAIRERGAAYDNELEQLDAWAAARMAEVPEEHRLLVTSHDAFAYFGRAYGFEVVGIQGISTATQAGMADVANTVDLVKSRGIKAIFTENSVAPGLIESVKRDAGVIVGGELFSDSTGAAGVVETAHGESYDVSTYIGMIKHNVNTIVDNLK from the coding sequence ATGGTTTCTATTTTTCGTTCTTTGATGGTGCTGGTCGCAGGAGTGGCTGCGGTGGCGTTTTTCTCCAGTTGTGGCGGTGGCTCGGGCGCGTCGGATGAGACGTCCGGCAAGCTGCAGGTGGTCGCGACGACGACGATGGTTGGCGACATGGTGCGTGTGGTGGGCGGTGATGCGGTGGATTTGACTGTGTTGATGGGGCCAGGGGTGGACCCGCACCTTTACAAGGCGCGTCCGTCGGATGCGGCGGCGATTACCAGCGCGGATTTGATTTTCTACAATGGTCTGATGCTCGAGGGGCAGTTGGCGGACTTGTTCAACAAAGCCAGCCAGCGGGGCAAGGCAGTGGTGGCGGTGGCCGAGGTCGTCGATCAAAAGGAACTGATGGCGGATCCGGAAGCGGAGAACCATCCGGACCCCCACGTGTGGGGCGATGTGGCTTTGTGGCGTCAGTCGCTTGCATTGGTGATCGACGAGTTGGTCCGTGCGTTGCCGGAGCAAGCGGATGCGATCCGCGAGCGCGGTGCCGCCTATGACAACGAGTTGGAGCAACTCGACGCCTGGGCCGCCGCCCGCATGGCCGAGGTGCCGGAAGAACACCGCCTGCTCGTGACCAGCCACGATGCATTCGCTTACTTCGGCCGCGCTTATGGCTTCGAGGTGGTGGGCATCCAAGGCATCAGCACCGCGACCCAGGCCGGGATGGCGGACGTTGCCAACACAGTCGACCTCGTGAAGTCACGCGGCATCAAGGCCATCTTCACCGAGAACAGCGTGGCTCCGGGCTTGATCGAGAGCGTGAAGCGCGACGCCGGCGTGATTGTGGGTGGTGAGCTTTTCTCCGATTCCACAGGTGCCGCAGGAGTGGTCGAAACCGCTCATGGCGAAAGCTACGACGTTTCGACCTACATCGGCATGATCAAGCACAACGTGAACACGATCGTCGACAACCTGAAGTAA
- a CDS encoding transporter — MTKPSILLALGLTSAAAIAGEAPVIAVAQADVREVRPLEADRPDVTESPITVDKGFWQLEMTTAEWTQDKADGVTTRGWGFGLANLKYGISQRDDLQLGFDSYSTEKSGGTKTDGFGDIVVRWKHNVLGIDDGSDLALAVMPYVKVPTGTDLSNDEWEGGFVVPVGVPLCERVGLGLQVEPAYVFNEDTAGHEFAVGHTVALAADLGGAFGGYVEYVGVAAESDYLAAISGGLTYDVNLHFRLDLGTQIGLNDAAEDARVFTGLTYRF; from the coding sequence ATGACAAAACCATCCATCCTCCTTGCATTGGGACTGACATCAGCGGCTGCGATCGCTGGCGAGGCTCCTGTAATTGCCGTAGCACAAGCCGACGTGCGTGAAGTCCGCCCATTGGAAGCGGACCGCCCGGATGTCACCGAGAGTCCGATCACCGTCGACAAAGGGTTCTGGCAGCTGGAAATGACCACCGCCGAGTGGACCCAGGACAAAGCGGACGGCGTGACCACCCGCGGCTGGGGCTTCGGTCTCGCCAACCTCAAGTACGGTATCAGTCAGCGCGACGACCTTCAGCTTGGCTTCGACAGCTACTCGACGGAAAAGAGCGGCGGCACCAAGACTGATGGCTTCGGTGATATCGTCGTGCGCTGGAAGCACAATGTGCTGGGCATCGACGACGGATCCGATCTGGCATTGGCAGTGATGCCTTATGTCAAAGTGCCGACCGGTACCGACCTCTCCAACGACGAGTGGGAGGGTGGCTTTGTGGTCCCTGTGGGTGTGCCGCTTTGCGAGCGCGTCGGCCTCGGGCTGCAAGTCGAGCCGGCATATGTTTTCAACGAAGACACGGCCGGGCATGAGTTCGCGGTCGGTCACACGGTGGCGCTTGCCGCTGACCTGGGTGGCGCGTTCGGTGGATATGTCGAATACGTAGGTGTGGCTGCGGAAAGCGATTACCTGGCTGCAATTTCCGGCGGGCTTACTTATGATGTGAACCTGCACTTTCGTCTCGACTTGGGAACCCAGATCGGGCTGAACGACGCAGCGGAGGATGCTAGAGTGTTCACCGGGCTGACTTACCGATTCTAA
- a CDS encoding metal ABC transporter ATP-binding protein — MTSTSTNEEIPLEIHDLTVAYHSKPVIYGIDVEVPPGQLVGIVGPNGAGKSTLLKSVMGALTPTAGWVKIFGKEAKKNRCRVGYVPQRESVDWDFPVSVMDVVLMGRYGHHKWFGWPTKADRELARECLDKVAMLPFADRQISNLSGGQQQRVFLARALAQQADLYLMDEPFAGVDAATERAIMKLLHEMRDAGKTILVVHHDLPTAQTYFDMLLLLNMRLVAFGKTEDVFNQELLQKTYGGRLTILSEVADAVAKES; from the coding sequence ATGACAAGCACATCCACAAACGAGGAGATCCCGCTGGAGATTCACGATCTCACCGTGGCTTACCACAGCAAGCCGGTGATCTACGGCATCGATGTCGAAGTGCCACCCGGTCAGTTGGTGGGAATCGTTGGTCCCAATGGGGCGGGAAAGTCGACTTTGCTCAAGTCGGTGATGGGCGCGCTGACGCCGACCGCCGGGTGGGTGAAGATTTTCGGCAAGGAGGCAAAGAAGAACCGATGCCGCGTGGGCTACGTGCCGCAGCGCGAGTCGGTCGACTGGGATTTCCCGGTGTCGGTGATGGATGTGGTTTTGATGGGGCGCTACGGCCATCACAAGTGGTTTGGCTGGCCGACAAAGGCAGACCGCGAACTGGCGCGCGAATGTCTCGACAAGGTGGCGATGTTGCCGTTTGCCGACCGCCAGATTTCCAACCTCAGCGGTGGGCAGCAGCAGCGTGTCTTCCTTGCCCGGGCGTTGGCTCAGCAAGCCGACCTCTACCTGATGGACGAGCCATTTGCCGGCGTGGATGCGGCCACCGAGCGGGCGATCATGAAGCTGCTGCATGAGATGCGCGACGCGGGCAAAACGATTCTAGTGGTGCACCACGACTTGCCGACCGCGCAGACGTATTTCGACATGCTGCTGTTGCTCAACATGCGTCTGGTGGCGTTTGGCAAGACCGAGGACGTCTTCAACCAGGAGCTGTTGCAGAAAACCTATGGCGGGCGGCTGACGATCCTCAGTGAGGTGGCGGACGCGGTGGCCAAGGAATCATAA
- a CDS encoding iron chelate uptake ABC transporter family permease subunit, translating to MRTTWCLLPVLLLMCLPSVAHAARPSDMVEVNAWDQLLRFVSLRDEGVRYLLGGSLLLGLGCGVLGSFMVVRKLALAGDALAHSVLPGVVLGFLFTLTKDPLNLFIGAVVAGMISMGAVTALRNTTKLKQDAVLGIVLSGFFAIGICLLTMVQGIPHADMAGLDHILFGQAAALGPADLRAMAWSTGISVVLIVVLYPKFLVLSFDTAFAQSLGLPVRLLHHLLMLLLTFSVVVAMQAVGVVLVSAMLITPAAAAYLITQRFHRMLVWAALFGMVSGALGALLSFLDTDLPTGPLMVLAASAIFAGAFLFSPREGVVVKWRRARHRSARVHRENLLKAVYHIHERENFSLEGVTLLELAAVRRQTIDEVQQLVKKLEQRELATRSPDGGMLFLTDAGMARAAQLVRNHRLWELYLTNAADYAPDHVHDDAERIEHVLGEPIVRELEKRLDFPQLDPHGKPIPAVASKPA from the coding sequence ATGCGAACCACGTGGTGCCTGTTGCCGGTGTTGTTACTGATGTGTCTGCCTTCGGTGGCGCATGCCGCGCGGCCGTCCGACATGGTCGAGGTCAATGCGTGGGATCAACTGCTGCGTTTCGTGTCACTGCGCGACGAGGGGGTGCGCTATTTGTTGGGGGGAAGCCTGCTTTTGGGGCTGGGCTGCGGGGTGCTGGGTAGTTTCATGGTCGTGCGCAAGCTGGCGCTGGCGGGCGATGCGTTGGCGCACAGCGTGCTGCCCGGGGTGGTGCTTGGCTTTTTGTTCACGCTGACCAAGGACCCGCTGAACCTATTCATCGGCGCGGTGGTGGCGGGGATGATTTCGATGGGCGCGGTGACCGCGTTGCGCAACACAACCAAGCTCAAGCAGGACGCGGTGCTGGGGATTGTGCTTTCCGGATTTTTTGCCATCGGTATTTGTTTGCTCACGATGGTGCAGGGGATCCCGCACGCGGACATGGCGGGGCTCGACCACATTCTCTTCGGGCAGGCTGCGGCGCTTGGGCCGGCGGACCTGCGGGCGATGGCTTGGTCGACGGGCATCAGCGTGGTCTTGATTGTAGTGCTGTACCCGAAGTTCCTCGTCTTGAGCTTCGACACGGCGTTTGCGCAGTCGCTGGGGTTGCCGGTGCGGTTGCTGCATCACTTGCTGATGTTGCTGCTGACGTTTTCGGTGGTGGTGGCGATGCAAGCGGTCGGGGTGGTGTTGGTTTCGGCCATGTTGATCACACCGGCGGCGGCGGCGTATCTGATCACGCAGCGGTTCCACCGGATGTTGGTTTGGGCGGCGTTGTTCGGAATGGTGTCCGGGGCGCTGGGGGCATTGCTTTCATTCCTCGATACCGACTTGCCAACGGGTCCGCTGATGGTGCTTGCGGCGAGTGCCATTTTTGCGGGTGCGTTTCTGTTCAGTCCGCGTGAAGGGGTGGTGGTGAAGTGGCGACGTGCCCGTCATCGCAGTGCGCGGGTTCATCGGGAGAACCTACTCAAAGCGGTCTATCACATTCACGAGCGCGAGAACTTCTCGCTCGAAGGGGTGACTCTGCTGGAGTTGGCAGCCGTGCGCCGCCAGACGATTGATGAAGTCCAGCAACTGGTGAAAAAGCTCGAGCAGCGCGAGCTCGCCACCCGGAGCCCCGACGGGGGGATGCTCTTTCTGACCGATGCCGGCATGGCGCGTGCCGCCCAGCTCGTGCGCAACCACCGACTGTGGGAGCTCTACCTCACCAATGCCGCGGACTACGCTCCTGACCACGTTCACGACGACGCCGAGCGGATCGAACACGTGCTCGGTGAACCCATTGTGCGCGAACTCGAAAAACGTCTCGATTTCCCACAACTCGACCCGCACGGCAAGCCGATCCCAGCCGTTGCCAGCAAACCTGCGTGA
- a CDS encoding metal ABC transporter permease, which translates to MWQNFKHLVPPFDWYHVVTEAWTGSALEDTLWVTGMGTLVAWACGLVGCFLILRRMAMVGDAISHTVLPGLVVAFLIAGTRGGWVMFAGAIVAGLITIWLIEMVHGRSLIKQDAAIGICFSSLFAVGVLLVTRYASKIDLDADCVLYGEIGFTAFAVPVAGIPEPVFYMGIVTALVFVLLAVFYRRLLVTTFDPGLARSLGIRTGLYHYGLMAMLAVVVVAAFKAVGAILVVAMLIIPGATAYLLSTRLPTMLGLTLVHGLLSSVGGFHLARWLNCSTGAAMVVFATGLFVLAWIGVVAMRSIQRARSRHHHDTSDDPTVFTRPPQPAADPHPVRGTER; encoded by the coding sequence ATGTGGCAAAACTTCAAACATCTCGTCCCGCCATTCGACTGGTATCATGTCGTCACTGAGGCGTGGACCGGCAGCGCGCTCGAAGACACTCTCTGGGTCACCGGCATGGGCACACTGGTGGCGTGGGCGTGCGGGCTGGTCGGTTGTTTTCTGATTCTGCGCCGGATGGCGATGGTGGGCGATGCGATCTCGCACACGGTGCTGCCCGGGCTGGTGGTGGCGTTCCTGATTGCTGGAACACGAGGAGGCTGGGTGATGTTTGCCGGGGCGATTGTCGCCGGGTTGATCACGATTTGGCTGATCGAGATGGTTCACGGCCGCAGCTTGATCAAGCAGGACGCGGCGATTGGGATCTGCTTCTCGTCGTTGTTCGCTGTCGGGGTGCTGTTGGTCACGCGTTATGCGTCCAAGATTGATCTCGACGCGGATTGTGTGCTTTACGGGGAGATTGGATTCACTGCGTTTGCCGTGCCAGTGGCGGGGATTCCTGAGCCGGTGTTCTACATGGGAATTGTGACCGCGTTGGTGTTTGTGTTGCTGGCGGTTTTCTACCGGCGCCTGCTGGTGACCACTTTTGATCCAGGGTTGGCGCGTTCGTTGGGGATCCGCACCGGCTTGTATCACTACGGGCTGATGGCAATGCTTGCGGTGGTGGTGGTGGCGGCGTTCAAGGCAGTGGGCGCGATCCTGGTGGTGGCGATGTTGATCATTCCGGGAGCCACGGCTTATCTGCTGAGCACGCGTTTGCCTACGATGCTGGGACTGACGCTGGTGCATGGGCTGCTCAGCAGTGTCGGCGGATTTCACCTCGCTCGGTGGTTGAACTGTTCGACTGGAGCCGCAATGGTAGTCTTCGCGACCGGATTGTTCGTTTTGGCATGGATCGGGGTCGTGGCAATGCGCTCCATTCAGAGGGCCCGCAGCCGCCACCATCACGATACGTCCGACGATCCCACCGTGTTTACGCGCCCGCCCCAGCCTGCTGCCGACCCGCATCCGGTACGGGGCACCGAACGTTGA
- the mntR gene encoding transcriptional regulator MntR → MPQSSPSNEPARVGSTAMEDYLEQIAGLIEEKGYARVVDIAANLEVSQASVTNMVKRLDAEGLVNRERYRGMTLTVRGEEVAAYIRRRHQVLTDFLELFGLDDDTIYSDVEGMEHHISGATLGVFDALVSELSASPEMVTRIRKQLKKS, encoded by the coding sequence ATGCCTCAGTCCTCGCCATCCAATGAACCTGCCCGCGTCGGCTCGACGGCGATGGAGGATTATCTTGAGCAGATCGCCGGACTGATTGAGGAAAAGGGCTATGCTCGCGTGGTCGATATCGCAGCGAATCTGGAAGTCTCCCAAGCCAGCGTCACCAACATGGTGAAGCGCCTGGATGCTGAAGGGCTGGTCAACCGTGAGCGCTATCGCGGCATGACTTTGACCGTGCGTGGTGAGGAAGTGGCCGCCTACATCCGCCGCCGCCACCAGGTGCTGACCGATTTCCTTGAGCTTTTCGGGCTGGACGACGACACGATCTATTCCGACGTCGAGGGAATGGAACACCATATCAGTGGCGCGACCCTCGGGGTTTTCGACGCACTGGTCAGCGAGCTCTCCGCATCACCAGAGATGGTGACGCGCATCCGCAAGCAGCTGAAGAAATCCTGA
- the dtd gene encoding D-aminoacyl-tRNA deacylase, which translates to MRVVVQRVSEASVKIDGDVSGAIGAGLLVLLGIEDADTQADVDWLVGKLVKMRIFSDDEGKMNRSLQDIGGGLLVVSQFTLHASTKKGNRPSFIKAARPDHAIPLYESFIATAQKELETEVQSGEFGAEMAVSLVNDGPVTITIDSQAKE; encoded by the coding sequence ATGCGGGTAGTTGTTCAACGAGTAAGTGAGGCGTCGGTGAAGATCGACGGTGATGTGTCCGGAGCCATTGGTGCCGGATTGTTGGTGTTGTTGGGAATTGAAGACGCCGACACTCAGGCCGATGTCGATTGGTTGGTCGGAAAGCTGGTCAAGATGCGCATCTTCAGTGACGACGAGGGGAAGATGAACCGCTCGCTACAGGATATCGGCGGTGGCTTGCTCGTGGTCAGTCAGTTCACTCTCCACGCCAGCACCAAGAAGGGGAACCGCCCGTCGTTTATCAAAGCCGCCCGCCCCGATCACGCGATCCCATTGTACGAATCGTTCATTGCCACCGCGCAGAAGGAACTGGAGACCGAGGTGCAGTCCGGTGAGTTTGGCGCCGAGATGGCCGTCTCACTGGTGAATGACGGACCGGTGACCATTACCATCGACAGCCAGGCGAAGGAGTGA
- a CDS encoding class I SAM-dependent methyltransferase: protein MASIPIQADGIYRGLEASLYDLFWAHADDDAEVTSATAAFIVDQLGGSDLRVLEAGCGSGRILAQLIDQGVDAIGVDLSEPMVAAARRLVGAERCFARDITDTQFDAASFDAVVAPGFTMMLVSDEVFERFLLEAKRLLKPGGKLIFDWFIPWDEIADVSLTNDEDDWSPWVAAKDITLENGELGAEATGARYEVRTRIDRLRQVVTRNQRFSLMKKKKVVQSEENIQAQRWFLPIELKLRLENAGLKLDRIIGDYEDDPAGDWNTLLTAVVSVK, encoded by the coding sequence ATGGCCAGCATCCCGATCCAAGCCGACGGCATTTACCGCGGACTCGAAGCATCGCTCTACGATTTGTTCTGGGCGCATGCGGACGATGACGCCGAAGTCACCAGCGCGACCGCCGCGTTCATTGTCGACCAACTGGGTGGCAGTGACCTGCGTGTGCTCGAGGCGGGGTGTGGTTCGGGACGAATTCTCGCGCAACTGATCGACCAGGGCGTCGATGCGATCGGGGTGGACCTCTCCGAGCCGATGGTCGCTGCTGCCCGCCGGTTGGTGGGCGCGGAGCGCTGTTTTGCGCGCGATATCACGGACACGCAATTTGATGCGGCCTCGTTCGACGCGGTGGTCGCCCCCGGCTTCACCATGATGTTGGTGAGCGATGAGGTGTTTGAGCGCTTTTTGCTCGAAGCCAAGCGTCTGCTGAAGCCGGGCGGAAAGTTGATTTTCGATTGGTTCATCCCGTGGGATGAGATTGCCGACGTCTCGCTGACCAACGACGAAGATGATTGGTCGCCCTGGGTGGCGGCGAAGGACATTACGCTGGAGAACGGTGAGCTCGGAGCGGAAGCAACCGGTGCCCGTTACGAAGTGCGCACGCGCATCGATCGCTTGCGCCAAGTCGTGACCCGTAACCAGCGCTTCTCGTTGATGAAGAAAAAGAAGGTGGTTCAGAGCGAGGAGAACATTCAAGCCCAGCGCTGGTTCCTGCCGATCGAGCTCAAGCTGCGGCTGGAGAATGCGGGCCTGAAGCTCGACCGCATCATTGGCGACTACGAAGACGATCCGGCCGGCGATTGGAACACCTTGCTCACCGCCGTAGTGTCGGTGAAGTGA
- a CDS encoding DUF5069 domain-containing protein, whose amino-acid sequence MSDYQSPCSPREEIGGLVYFPRLCDKIRLHAAGKLHPDYHANLGRAMDLWTCQLLRVEYNDLVKLIETGLDDEGMLNWCTTHGYKPSDEEISWWNSYMRNRGFRDDFAEKLAFRKDEAGITDRSDIQTFFDFIDADEGRLSPPMERSIATR is encoded by the coding sequence ATGAGCGATTACCAATCCCCATGCAGCCCTCGTGAAGAAATCGGCGGACTAGTCTACTTCCCCCGCCTCTGCGATAAGATCCGCCTCCACGCGGCGGGCAAGCTGCACCCCGACTACCATGCCAACCTTGGCCGTGCGATGGACCTCTGGACCTGCCAATTGCTGCGCGTCGAGTACAACGACCTGGTCAAGTTGATCGAAACCGGCCTCGACGACGAAGGCATGCTCAACTGGTGCACCACCCACGGCTATAAGCCGTCGGATGAAGAAATCAGCTGGTGGAACTCCTACATGCGCAACCGCGGGTTCCGCGACGACTTCGCCGAGAAGCTCGCGTTCCGCAAAGATGAGGCAGGCATCACCGACCGCTCCGACATCCAAACATTCTTCGACTTCATCGACGCCGACGAAGGCCGGCTCTCGCCCCCGATGGAACGCTCCATCGCAACGCGATGA